The Aliiroseovarius pelagivivens genome contains a region encoding:
- a CDS encoding toxic anion resistance protein, which yields MTQTTREQAQAALKEIEEATAVILPEPSTALVPLAEADKPTSAEIQKRMDEIDMANSQSIIEFGSSAQSELQVISQDMLQGVRNKDVGPAGDSLRNIVTTIRGFSISELDMRRKRSWWEKLLGRLAPAAKFMARYEDVQGQIDKITDNLLNHEHVLLKDIKSLDKLYEKTLDFYDELALYIAAGEAKLAELDDTVIPAKVAEVDAAPEDQGVIKAQELRDLRAARDDLERRVHDLKLTRQVTMQSLPSIRLVQENDKSLVTKINSTLVNTVPLWETQLAQAVTIQRSAEAAVAVKDATDLTNELLTANAENLQEANRMVRQEMERGVFDIEAVKSANATLIATIEESLAIADEGKAKRAEAEEELVKMEAELKETLASAKARGTASGHNLAESVSDS from the coding sequence ATGACCCAGACAACCCGCGAACAGGCGCAAGCCGCTCTGAAAGAGATTGAAGAAGCCACCGCCGTGATCCTGCCCGAGCCATCGACCGCTCTGGTGCCTTTGGCCGAGGCGGACAAGCCCACCAGCGCCGAAATTCAAAAGCGCATGGACGAGATCGACATGGCGAACAGCCAATCGATCATCGAATTTGGCTCTTCTGCACAGTCCGAACTTCAAGTCATCAGCCAAGACATGCTGCAAGGCGTGCGCAACAAAGATGTTGGCCCGGCGGGCGACAGCCTGCGCAACATCGTGACAACAATCCGCGGCTTCTCGATCAGCGAGTTGGATATGCGCCGCAAGCGCAGCTGGTGGGAGAAGCTTTTGGGCCGCTTGGCCCCTGCCGCCAAATTCATGGCGCGCTACGAGGACGTTCAGGGCCAGATCGACAAGATCACCGACAACCTTCTGAACCACGAACATGTGCTGCTGAAAGACATCAAGTCGCTCGACAAGCTCTATGAGAAGACACTCGATTTCTATGATGAACTGGCGCTGTACATTGCCGCCGGTGAAGCCAAGTTGGCCGAATTGGATGACACTGTGATCCCCGCCAAAGTGGCCGAAGTCGACGCCGCCCCCGAAGATCAAGGCGTGATCAAAGCGCAAGAGCTTCGTGACCTGCGCGCCGCGCGTGACGATCTGGAACGCCGCGTGCATGACCTGAAACTGACCCGTCAGGTGACGATGCAGTCGCTGCCCTCGATCCGGTTGGTCCAGGAAAACGACAAGTCGCTGGTGACCAAGATCAACTCGACCTTGGTGAACACCGTGCCGCTGTGGGAAACCCAGTTGGCACAGGCCGTGACCATCCAGCGTTCGGCCGAAGCGGCGGTTGCCGTGAAGGACGCCACCGACCTGACCAACGAGCTGCTGACCGCCAACGCCGAAAACCTGCAAGAGGCCAACCGCATGGTCCGTCAGGAAATGGAGCGCGGCGTCTTCGACATCGAAGCGGTGAAATCTGCCAACGCCACCCTGATCGCAACGATCGAGGAAAGCCTTGCCATTGCCGACGAAGGCAAAGCCAAACGCGCCGAAGCCGAAGAAGAGCTGGTCAAGATGGAGGCCGAGCTGAAGGAAACTCTGGCATCCGCCAAGGCACGTGGCACAGCGTCAGGTCACAATCTGGCCGAAAGCGTGTCTGACAGCTAA
- a CDS encoding 5-bromo-4-chloroindolyl phosphate hydrolysis family protein produces the protein MAQRFGGEFSPGGQPKNAPPTRRPFDGQEPARSAGRVNFLFLAPLPLAIRAFFQPPTEMALTLVAFGLLIGSAWLTRDGVMAHQAYDARKIARRPAIPRKLFGSALMGAGLALVGFAGGSVLNAVIFGALGVGLHLAAFGPDPLRNKSAEGVDEFQTDRVARAVGEAEKHLNTMRETIARIRDRRVEARLDQFIATARDMFRTVEDDPRDLTSARKYLGVYLLGARDATAKFVDIHLRDPHGGALADYEALLDDLEANFTAKTKQFLKDDRSDLDVEIEVLRERLAREGVRSED, from the coding sequence ATGGCACAGCGATTTGGTGGCGAATTCAGCCCCGGCGGGCAGCCCAAGAATGCGCCGCCCACCCGCCGTCCTTTCGATGGCCAGGAACCGGCCCGCAGCGCTGGGCGCGTGAACTTTCTGTTCCTTGCCCCCCTGCCCCTTGCGATCCGTGCATTTTTTCAACCGCCAACCGAAATGGCGCTGACCCTTGTGGCATTCGGGCTTCTAATCGGATCGGCGTGGCTGACCCGCGACGGCGTGATGGCCCATCAGGCCTATGACGCGCGCAAGATTGCACGCCGCCCCGCCATTCCGCGCAAGCTCTTTGGGTCCGCGCTGATGGGGGCGGGACTGGCGCTGGTGGGATTTGCCGGAGGCTCGGTTCTGAACGCTGTGATCTTTGGCGCGCTTGGTGTCGGCTTGCACTTGGCAGCATTTGGCCCCGACCCCCTGCGCAACAAAAGCGCAGAAGGCGTAGACGAATTTCAAACCGACCGCGTGGCCCGCGCTGTGGGCGAGGCCGAGAAGCATCTGAACACCATGCGCGAGACCATCGCGCGCATTCGTGACCGCCGCGTCGAGGCACGTTTGGATCAGTTCATCGCAACCGCACGCGACATGTTTCGAACCGTCGAAGACGACCCCCGCGATCTGACGTCTGCCCGGAAATATCTGGGCGTCTATCTACTGGGTGCGCGTGACGCGACGGCCAAGTTTGTCGACATTCACCTGCGCGATCCGCATGGCGGCGCATTGGCAGACTACGAAGCCCTGCTGGACGATTTGGAAGCAAATTTCACGGCAAAAACCAAACAATTCCTGAAAGATGATCGCAGTGATCTTGATGTGGAAATCGAGGTTCTACGCGAACGATTGGCACGCGAAGGTGTGCGTTCTGAAGATTAA
- a CDS encoding alkane 1-monooxygenase: MSHPLRFFVIAAGIPAILIAAASLLGGVFCVLLVLYMTAVAFGLDQAISRITPTLDEDSIAKDADILSIAIAVSHFVALALVILAFSGKTGLTGWERLGLLWGAGLYFGQVSNSNAHELIHRRHRGLRRLGVWVYISLLFGHHSSAHPKVHHRFVATPDDPNTAQEGESFYAFAPRAWKGSFWAGYEMEQHDLERAGRSNLRNPYIIYVLGGVLMISLAVVIGGFGGLVGYVLICAYAQMQLLLSDYVQHYGLMRETREDGRLEPVGPQHSWNAPHWFTAHMMLNAPRHSDHHAHPMRPYPALRLPSSQEAPMMPYSLPVMATLALSPTLWNRVMGRSLKGWREQASNAQPE, translated from the coding sequence GTGTCACACCCTTTACGGTTCTTCGTCATCGCGGCGGGCATCCCGGCGATTTTGATCGCTGCCGCAAGCCTTTTGGGCGGAGTTTTCTGCGTCCTACTGGTGCTTTATATGACCGCCGTCGCCTTTGGCTTGGATCAGGCAATCTCGCGCATCACCCCGACACTGGATGAAGATAGCATCGCGAAAGATGCAGACATTCTGTCCATCGCGATAGCCGTGTCGCATTTCGTGGCGCTTGCCTTGGTCATCCTCGCCTTCTCAGGAAAAACCGGCTTGACGGGGTGGGAGCGTCTTGGGCTGTTGTGGGGGGCGGGCCTGTATTTCGGTCAGGTCTCAAACTCGAATGCGCATGAACTCATTCACCGCCGCCACCGCGGGCTAAGGCGGTTGGGTGTGTGGGTCTATATCTCGCTTCTGTTCGGGCATCACAGCTCGGCCCACCCGAAGGTTCATCACCGTTTTGTCGCCACACCCGACGATCCCAATACCGCGCAGGAAGGTGAAAGCTTCTACGCTTTCGCGCCGCGTGCGTGGAAGGGATCTTTTTGGGCAGGCTATGAAATGGAGCAACACGACTTGGAGCGCGCCGGGCGCAGCAATCTGCGCAACCCATATATTATCTATGTGCTGGGTGGCGTGCTGATGATCAGCCTCGCTGTGGTGATCGGCGGATTCGGCGGACTTGTCGGTTATGTTCTCATCTGTGCCTATGCCCAAATGCAGCTGCTCTTGTCGGACTATGTGCAGCACTACGGATTGATGCGAGAGACCCGCGAAGATGGGCGCCTTGAACCGGTCGGCCCACAACACAGCTGGAATGCCCCGCATTGGTTCACCGCACATATGATGCTGAACGCCCCGCGCCATTCAGATCACCACGCCCATCCGATGCGACCCTATCCGGCCCTGCGCCTACCCTCGTCTCAAGAGGCACCAATGATGCCATATTCGCTGCCGGTCATGGCGACGCTTGCCTTGTCTCCGACGTTGTGGAACCGGGTCATGGGACGCTCGCTGAAGGGATGGCGCGAACAGGCTTCGAACGCGCAGCCCGAGTAA
- a CDS encoding NAD(P)H-dependent oxidoreductase subunit E has protein sequence MALDDKKGIWKSGKGKGRRTPKGRQLNMDALERVQALLGDRPRRRDLLIEFLHLIQDEYGHLSADHIRALAQEMGTGQAEIYEVASFYAHFDVVKEGETPPPALTIRVCDSLSCELAGAEALQKALEDGLDASEVRVVRAPCMGRCDTAPVLELGHNHVDHATFDKTLAAIQADDTHAHIPDYQDLAAYQAEGGYAKLAELRDGGDWKDVQETVLNAGLRGLGGAGFPSGTKWGFVRANEGTRYLAVNGDEGEPGTFKDRYYLERTPHLMLEGMLIAAWAVEAETCFIYMRDEYPAVLDILRREITALEDAGIVTPGYIDLRRGAGAYICGEESAMIESIEGKRGEPRHRPPFVAQVGIFNRPTLVHNVETLHWVARIMREGPEILTSVEKNGRKGLRSYSVSGRVANPGVHLLPAGSTITDIIEAAGGMLDGHNFKAYQPGGPSSGLLPASMADIPLDFDTLQPHGTFIGSAAVVVLSDKDSAKEAALNMLRFFEDESCGQCTPCRVGCEKAVKLMQADKWDQDLLEELSQTMVDASICGLGQAAPNPIRLTMKHFPDEV, from the coding sequence ATGGCGCTGGACGATAAAAAAGGCATCTGGAAATCGGGCAAAGGCAAGGGGCGTCGTACGCCCAAGGGCCGTCAGCTGAATATGGATGCGCTCGAGCGTGTGCAGGCTCTTCTGGGTGACCGGCCACGTCGCCGCGATCTGCTGATCGAGTTTTTGCACTTGATTCAGGACGAATACGGCCATTTGTCTGCCGACCACATCCGCGCGTTGGCGCAGGAAATGGGCACCGGCCAGGCCGAGATTTACGAGGTCGCCAGCTTCTACGCCCACTTTGATGTGGTGAAAGAAGGCGAGACGCCTCCGCCTGCGTTGACCATCCGAGTCTGTGATTCCCTGTCCTGCGAACTGGCCGGGGCCGAAGCGCTGCAAAAGGCGCTTGAGGATGGGTTGGATGCCTCGGAAGTGCGCGTCGTGCGCGCGCCGTGCATGGGCCGTTGCGATACTGCGCCGGTGCTGGAGCTGGGCCACAACCACGTCGATCACGCCACGTTTGACAAGACCTTGGCTGCGATCCAAGCCGATGACACCCATGCCCACATCCCCGACTATCAAGATCTGGCCGCCTATCAGGCTGAAGGCGGTTACGCCAAACTGGCCGAGTTGCGCGACGGTGGTGATTGGAAAGACGTGCAGGAAACCGTTCTGAACGCCGGTCTGCGCGGTCTTGGCGGCGCGGGCTTCCCGTCGGGCACCAAATGGGGCTTCGTGCGCGCCAATGAAGGCACGCGCTATCTGGCCGTCAACGGCGACGAGGGCGAACCGGGCACCTTCAAGGACCGCTACTATCTGGAACGCACACCGCATCTGATGCTGGAAGGCATGCTGATCGCCGCTTGGGCGGTCGAGGCCGAGACCTGTTTTATCTATATGCGCGACGAATACCCCGCTGTGCTGGACATCCTGCGCCGCGAGATTACTGCACTTGAAGACGCGGGCATCGTCACCCCCGGTTATATCGATCTGCGCCGTGGTGCAGGTGCCTATATCTGCGGCGAAGAAAGCGCGATGATCGAATCGATTGAAGGCAAACGCGGCGAACCGCGCCACCGCCCGCCGTTCGTGGCGCAGGTCGGCATCTTCAATCGCCCGACCTTGGTCCACAACGTCGAGACCCTGCATTGGGTTGCGCGGATCATGCGCGAAGGCCCCGAGATCCTGACCTCGGTCGAGAAGAACGGCCGCAAAGGTCTGCGCTCTTATTCGGTGTCGGGCCGTGTCGCCAATCCGGGCGTGCATCTGCTGCCTGCCGGATCGACCATCACTGATATCATCGAGGCTGCTGGTGGTATGCTCGATGGCCACAACTTCAAAGCCTATCAGCCGGGTGGCCCGTCCTCGGGTCTGTTGCCCGCGTCGATGGCCGACATCCCGCTGGACTTCGACACGCTGCAGCCGCATGGCACCTTCATCGGCTCTGCTGCCGTCGTGGTTCTGTCCGACAAAGACAGCGCCAAGGAAGCCGCTTTAAACATGCTGCGCTTCTTCGAGGATGAAAGCTGCGGTCAGTGTACCCCATGCCGCGTCGGTTGCGAGAAAGCTGTGAAGCTGATGCAAGCGGACAAGTGGGATCAGGATCTTCTGGAAGAGCTGAGCCAGACAATGGTCGACGCGTCGATCTGTGGTCTGGGGCAGGCTGCGCCGAACCCGATCCGTCTGACCATGAAGCACTTCCCGGACGAGGTCTGA
- a CDS encoding lysoplasmalogenase: MAQLPLILGLLISLAYFPLTSRAPTWPRSIIKTIPLLAFSLAAYWGGGSAFLVAGLFLSALGDFGLSRDGDGPFLYGLSAFALAHLLFILHFLGLSGAPIYDAFSTVPIPALVLVGLMVSTELWLATHTGHLQWPVRIYVIIIGVMGLTALALPFGLTVMGAGLFIVSDVILAISLFRMSDTYHHRLKAGYAIWGFYIAGQALILLGGLAAL; encoded by the coding sequence ATGGCTCAACTGCCCCTCATCCTTGGCCTTCTGATCTCGCTGGCCTATTTCCCGCTGACTTCGCGCGCGCCCACGTGGCCGCGCTCGATCATCAAGACCATCCCGCTTCTGGCCTTTTCACTTGCGGCCTACTGGGGCGGAGGGTCAGCCTTTCTGGTGGCCGGATTGTTCCTGTCCGCGCTTGGGGATTTCGGGCTGTCGCGCGATGGGGACGGCCCGTTCCTGTACGGCCTGTCTGCCTTTGCCTTGGCGCACCTGCTGTTCATCCTGCACTTTCTTGGGCTCTCAGGTGCCCCGATCTACGATGCGTTCTCAACCGTACCCATTCCCGCGCTTGTTCTGGTCGGGCTGATGGTCTCGACCGAGCTGTGGTTGGCGACCCATACGGGGCACCTGCAATGGCCGGTCCGGATCTACGTCATCATCATCGGCGTGATGGGGCTGACCGCGCTGGCACTGCCCTTTGGTCTGACGGTCATGGGCGCGGGTTTATTCATCGTGTCTGACGTCATTCTTGCGATCAGCCTTTTCAGGATGTCCGACACCTATCACCACCGGCTGAAAGCGGGCTACGCGATCTGGGGCTTCTATATCGCCGGGCAGGCGCTGATCCTTCTGGGCGGGCTTGCTGCGCTGTAG